TTACAATCTCAGGAATTCCGGCAGGCAGATACCAGATAGTGGCTTCCTATATGGGTTACAAACTCAAAAAGAAAGATATTGAAATAGGTTTTGGCGAAGATATTCGGAAACAAAAATTTTTATTGGAACCTGTAGTTATTAATGCACCTGCATTGATAGTTTCTGCTAAAAGGGATCCATCATGGGGTAGGAATCTCCGGAGATTTACAAGACTGTTTTTAGGGACTTCTGAGCTTTCGTTAAAATGTAAGATTGAGAATCCTGAAGTTCTTGATTTTACAAAAGGCAAGGATGTTCTTTTAAAAGCAACTGCAGAAAGGCCGCTTAAGATCATCAATAATGGCCTTGGATACAAAATCACTTATTATTTGGATGAGTTTTATGCACTTAGAGAAGGTGATGTTACATTTACTGGTGATGCCAGATTTTCACTAATACATCCGCAGGATATGAAAGACTCTCTGAGAATCTGTAAGAATAGGAGAAGAGCGTATAATGGCTCTCTTGCTCATTTTTTACATTCATTTATACAGAAAAGATTAAGGAAAGAAGGCTTTGAAGTTGACACACTTGCAGGATCTCCATTTTCAGGAAGCAGAGTTTATCTTAATAAAGTAAATGTTGACTCTTTCGGGCGTTCTGTAATAAATATCGGTGAGGTTGAAATATTTCTTCCACGCTGGATGAGAGTTTCCTATAAAAACGAGTATGAGTCACTGATGATAATTAAAAGCCTTAAAGATCAATTTGGTAACAAGGAAGATGGCGAGAAACAGATTTCGTATCTGAATATTGAGAGCAGGCCTTTAATGTGCTCTCCTTCCGGATATCCTTATTTACCGCAATTTGTGATAAGATACGGACATATGGCGTTTGATCGTATGGCTGAGATGCTTCCAATGGATTATGAGCCGGGTATTCCATAATATAGCCGGATTAATGAATCCATTTATATTTATGAAATTATTTTTTTAACTGCTATATGGGGCTGTAATGTCTGATCGAAAACTTGACTGTTTAAATGTCGTACTATAATGAACGATCTGTCTTGACATAAGTTGACTTTTTGTTTAATTAAAAAAGTGATAACCTATTTCAGGACAAGACGCTTATGACCTGGATCCAACATAAATAAACAGGTATAAAGATTATGGAAAAATTAATTGATGTGAACAGAGAACTGCAGAATGTTATTGATGAGATTTCTGAAATTGCAGGATATTTGTGGGATAGGGGATGGGCGGAAAAGAACGCGGGGAATATCTCGGTAAACATTACTTCTCTTATAAATGATTCCCTGCCGGATATTTCTTCATCT
The nucleotide sequence above comes from bacterium. Encoded proteins:
- a CDS encoding carboxypeptidase-like regulatory domain-containing protein, which codes for MIKNKNINYIIIIAAIGFIWPMCLNALNSKLYTVKGIVLDARTNKPLYFANVFLNNTSLGTATDKRGRFTISGIPAGRYQIVASYMGYKLKKKDIEIGFGEDIRKQKFLLEPVVINAPALIVSAKRDPSWGRNLRRFTRLFLGTSELSLKCKIENPEVLDFTKGKDVLLKATAERPLKIINNGLGYKITYYLDEFYALREGDVTFTGDARFSLIHPQDMKDSLRICKNRRRAYNGSLAHFLHSFIQKRLRKEGFEVDTLAGSPFSGSRVYLNKVNVDSFGRSVINIGEVEIFLPRWMRVSYKNEYESLMIIKSLKDQFGNKEDGEKQISYLNIESRPLMCSPSGYPYLPQFVIRYGHMAFDRMAEMLPMDYEPGIP